The following proteins come from a genomic window of Solwaraspora sp. WMMA2065:
- the nudC gene encoding NAD(+) diphosphatase yields the protein MADPAPPSRFVPDARVGQGADPADPCLVVAGRRLLVGADGGLPSVADLPAGTEWVPLGSLDGTRVWAAGLPAVDDQLGGWRSWPAMAGELGEPLAALAGRALQVITWRRTHRFCGACATELVEVPGEHARRCPGCDLYVPMQLSPAVLASVTRSPGPDGDELLLVRHTYGPTAVWALVAGFVEAGETLEEAVHREVAEEVGLDVHKVDYFGSQPWAMSGPGVVLAGFTARAAPDAEPVVDGREIAEARWFALDDLPTELPAAYSISRWLIEHQRAGRSDRQ from the coding sequence GTGGCCGACCCGGCCCCGCCCAGCCGATTCGTACCCGATGCCCGGGTGGGCCAGGGCGCCGACCCGGCCGATCCGTGTCTGGTGGTGGCCGGCCGCCGGCTGCTGGTCGGAGCCGACGGCGGACTACCGTCGGTGGCCGATCTACCGGCCGGCACCGAGTGGGTGCCGCTGGGCAGTCTGGACGGCACCCGGGTGTGGGCAGCCGGCCTGCCCGCCGTCGACGACCAGCTCGGCGGTTGGCGGAGCTGGCCGGCGATGGCCGGCGAGCTGGGTGAGCCACTCGCCGCGCTCGCCGGACGTGCCCTGCAGGTGATCACCTGGCGGCGTACCCACCGGTTCTGCGGAGCCTGCGCCACAGAACTGGTCGAGGTGCCCGGCGAGCATGCCCGCCGCTGCCCCGGCTGCGACCTGTACGTACCGATGCAGCTCTCCCCTGCCGTGCTGGCCTCGGTCACCCGCAGTCCCGGCCCCGACGGTGACGAGTTGCTGCTGGTCCGGCACACCTACGGGCCAACCGCCGTCTGGGCCCTGGTCGCCGGCTTCGTCGAGGCCGGCGAGACGCTGGAGGAGGCGGTGCACCGCGAGGTCGCCGAGGAGGTCGGCCTCGACGTGCACAAGGTGGACTACTTCGGCAGCCAGCCGTGGGCGATGTCCGGACCCGGCGTGGTGCTCGCCGGTTTCACCGCCCGCGCCGCGCCGGACGCCGAACCGGTCGTCGACGGCCGGGAAATCGCCGAGGCCCGCTGGTTCGCCCTGGACGATCTGCCGACCGAACTGCCGGCGGCGTACTCGATCTCCCGCTGGCTGATCGAACACCAGCGCGCCGGCAGGTCAGACCGGCAGTAG
- a CDS encoding DUF501 domain-containing protein, giving the protein MPDRATREAADEHDLAAVAAQLGRPPRGTRAVAHRCPCQLPDVVETVPRLADGTPFPTLFYLTCPRATAACSRLESAGLMREYAAELAEDPQFAADYRAAHEDYLTRREAIGHVPEIAGVSAGGMPGRVKCLHVHLGHALAVGPGVNPIGDRVRELIGPWWAGGPCVPPPESD; this is encoded by the coding sequence GTGCCCGACCGGGCCACCCGCGAAGCAGCCGACGAACACGATCTCGCGGCGGTCGCCGCGCAGCTCGGCCGGCCGCCCCGCGGCACCAGGGCGGTCGCCCACCGTTGCCCGTGCCAGCTGCCCGACGTGGTCGAGACGGTGCCCCGGCTCGCCGACGGCACGCCGTTCCCGACCCTGTTCTACCTCACCTGCCCCCGGGCGACCGCGGCCTGCAGCCGGCTCGAATCGGCCGGACTGATGCGCGAGTACGCCGCCGAACTGGCCGAGGATCCGCAGTTCGCCGCCGACTACCGGGCGGCGCACGAGGACTACCTGACCCGGCGGGAGGCGATCGGCCACGTCCCGGAGATCGCCGGAGTGTCGGCCGGCGGCATGCCGGGCCGGGTCAAGTGCCTGCACGTCCACCTGGGTCACGCGCTCGCAGTCGGCCCCGGCGTCAACCCGATCGGCGACCGGGTGCGGGAGCTGATCGGCCCCTGGTGGGCCGGCGGCCCCTGCGTACCGCCGCCGGAGTCGGACTAG
- a CDS encoding MazG family protein has translation MNPRIILLVTSPRLPAGLLTAQAWDVVRRFPVFAAADSELAAAVSVAGGAVTVPAPKSESVEETLLAAAAEHGTAVWLAGPAGDEDLARQLGLRLAREPALAELELMYGSWDPPGARLLDAVEVIDRLVSPGGDPWKRQQTHDSLARYLLEESYEAYDAISAGDLTALRDELGDVLLQVVLHARLAQELPDGERWDVDDVAGGLVAKMIRRNPHVFAGVAVADVDEIIDNWERIKAAERAASGVASEAGGTASPMDGIVLAQPALSLADKVLRRAGRAGVDVPLPQPDAADLKPDGAADPSTRLGAQLLALVAQARADGLDAEGALRRAALAYAAAVRAAAG, from the coding sequence GTGAACCCCCGGATCATCCTGCTGGTCACCTCGCCCCGGCTGCCGGCCGGGCTGCTCACCGCGCAGGCCTGGGACGTCGTACGCCGGTTTCCGGTGTTCGCCGCCGCGGACAGTGAGCTGGCCGCGGCGGTCAGCGTCGCCGGTGGCGCTGTCACTGTGCCGGCACCGAAGTCGGAGTCGGTTGAGGAGACGCTGCTGGCGGCCGCCGCCGAGCACGGTACGGCGGTGTGGCTGGCCGGTCCGGCCGGTGACGAGGACCTGGCCCGCCAGCTGGGTCTGCGGCTGGCCCGCGAGCCCGCACTGGCCGAGCTGGAGCTGATGTACGGCTCCTGGGATCCGCCCGGCGCCCGGCTGCTCGACGCGGTCGAGGTGATCGACCGGCTCGTCTCACCGGGCGGCGATCCGTGGAAGCGGCAGCAGACCCACGACTCGCTGGCGCGGTATCTGCTGGAGGAGAGCTACGAGGCGTACGACGCGATCTCCGCCGGTGACCTGACGGCGCTGCGCGACGAGCTGGGTGACGTGCTGCTGCAGGTGGTGCTGCACGCCAGACTCGCCCAGGAGCTGCCGGACGGTGAACGCTGGGACGTCGACGACGTGGCCGGTGGCCTGGTGGCGAAGATGATTCGCCGCAACCCGCACGTCTTCGCCGGTGTCGCGGTGGCCGACGTCGATGAGATCATCGACAACTGGGAGCGGATCAAGGCCGCCGAGCGGGCCGCGTCGGGTGTCGCTTCCGAGGCGGGCGGCACTGCCTCACCGATGGACGGGATCGTGCTCGCCCAGCCGGCGTTGTCACTGGCCGACAAGGTGCTGCGGCGGGCTGGACGCGCTGGGGTCGACGTACCGCTGCCGCAGCCGGACGCGGCCGACCTGAAGCCGGACGGTGCGGCGGATCCGTCGACGCGGCTCGGCGCGCAGTTGCTTGCGCTGGTCGCGCAGGCCCGAGCCGACGGCCTGGACGCCGAAGGCGCGTTACGCCGGGCAGCCCTCGCGTACGCCGCCGCCGTCCGCGCCGCGGCCGGGTGA
- a CDS encoding EamA family transporter, with protein sequence MAFSLLAAALLDRLGAVRVSAYSCGLAVPIFALAALVAGEATRWRLPTAAEAAALGYLAVILTVVGFLAWFTGLRRLGWNAPACSSVCCRSPPSSRPLCSTGNRRRPGRASAY encoded by the coding sequence GTGGCGTTCTCACTGCTCGCCGCCGCCCTGCTGGACCGGCTCGGGGCGGTACGGGTCTCCGCGTACAGCTGCGGGTTGGCGGTGCCGATCTTCGCGCTGGCCGCGCTCGTCGCCGGGGAGGCGACCCGCTGGCGGCTACCGACGGCGGCCGAGGCGGCGGCGCTCGGCTACCTGGCGGTGATTCTGACCGTGGTGGGGTTCCTGGCCTGGTTCACCGGGCTGCGCCGGCTCGGGTGGAACGCGCCGGCATGTTCATCGGTGTGCTGCCGGTCGCCACCCTCGTCTCGGCCGCTCTGCTCGACCGGGAACCGCCGTCGGCCGGGCAGAGCGTCGGCGTACTGA
- a CDS encoding DUF885 domain-containing protein — MASFVPLAERIIDALLASDPALASSAGDHRHDDRLPDLSVDGVAATATMLLDATNALAEVDADMLSTQERVDHTILSAMVDRRLFELTEVRSREWNPLVYNPGALLHGLIARPFAPAAQRLTSLAGRLGAVPDVLATARETLRGVPAIHAETAAGQFAGTAALVRDQVPGLLAEEPGLRDKVEPLAAEAAFALDEFAGWLRDSLDRDVDRRDPRLGRRLWEAQLWHTLDTELTAADVLDRAWANLERVTGEIRVAAAELTGGPATDETVRTALARLAAEHPDDSSIVSLAQTAMRETTEFVAAHDLVSMVDDRCVIQEMPEFARGVAVAYCDPPGVLERADVPTFYCIAPTPAGWPAGRVESFYREYNDHMVRNLTVHEAMPGHFLQLAHARRFLGTTRVRAVGRSGPFVEGWAVYAEEMMVDAGFGGLPVRLQQLKMQLRMTINAILDQLTHCAELPQAEAMALMTGRGFQEEGEAAGKWRRALLTSTQLSTYFVGYAEVAQVATARPAGVPARQWHDAMLAHGSPPPRHLPALLPV, encoded by the coding sequence ATGGCGTCGTTCGTACCTCTGGCTGAACGCATCATCGACGCGCTGCTCGCCAGCGACCCCGCTCTGGCGTCGTCGGCCGGCGACCACCGCCACGACGACCGGCTGCCGGACCTGTCGGTCGACGGGGTCGCCGCGACCGCGACGATGCTGCTGGATGCCACCAACGCGCTCGCCGAGGTGGACGCGGACATGCTGTCCACCCAGGAGCGGGTGGACCACACCATCCTGTCGGCCATGGTCGACCGGCGGCTGTTCGAGCTGACCGAGGTGCGCTCCCGGGAGTGGAATCCGCTGGTCTACAACCCGGGGGCGCTACTGCACGGGCTGATCGCCCGCCCGTTCGCGCCGGCCGCGCAGCGGCTGACCAGCCTGGCCGGGCGGCTCGGCGCCGTACCGGACGTGCTGGCCACCGCCCGCGAGACGCTGCGCGGCGTGCCGGCTATCCACGCCGAGACCGCCGCCGGCCAGTTCGCCGGTACCGCCGCGCTGGTTCGCGACCAGGTGCCGGGGCTGCTGGCCGAGGAGCCGGGGCTGCGGGACAAGGTCGAGCCGCTGGCGGCCGAGGCGGCGTTCGCGTTGGACGAGTTCGCCGGCTGGCTTCGCGACAGCCTGGACCGCGACGTCGACCGGCGGGATCCGCGGCTGGGCCGGCGGCTGTGGGAGGCCCAGCTGTGGCACACCCTGGACACCGAGCTGACTGCCGCCGACGTACTGGACCGGGCCTGGGCGAACCTGGAGCGGGTGACCGGTGAGATCCGGGTGGCGGCGGCCGAGCTGACCGGTGGGCCGGCCACCGACGAGACGGTACGCACCGCGCTGGCCCGGTTGGCCGCCGAGCATCCGGACGACTCGTCCATCGTGTCGCTGGCGCAGACCGCGATGCGGGAGACAACCGAGTTCGTCGCCGCTCACGATCTGGTGTCGATGGTGGACGACCGGTGCGTCATTCAGGAGATGCCGGAGTTCGCCCGGGGCGTCGCGGTGGCCTACTGCGACCCGCCGGGGGTGCTGGAGCGGGCCGATGTACCGACGTTCTACTGCATCGCACCGACGCCGGCGGGCTGGCCGGCCGGGCGGGTCGAGTCGTTCTACCGTGAGTACAACGACCACATGGTGCGCAACCTGACCGTGCACGAGGCGATGCCGGGGCACTTCCTGCAGTTGGCGCACGCCCGCCGGTTCCTCGGCACCACCCGGGTGCGGGCGGTCGGCCGGTCCGGGCCGTTCGTCGAAGGCTGGGCGGTGTACGCCGAGGAGATGATGGTCGACGCCGGTTTCGGCGGCCTGCCGGTACGGTTGCAGCAGTTGAAGATGCAGCTGCGGATGACCATCAACGCGATCCTGGACCAGTTGACGCACTGCGCGGAGCTGCCGCAGGCCGAGGCGATGGCGTTGATGACCGGCCGCGGCTTCCAGGAGGAGGGCGAGGCGGCCGGCAAGTGGCGGCGGGCGCTGCTGACCTCCACCCAGCTGTCCACGTACTTCGTGGGCTACGCCGAGGTGGCGCAGGTGGCGACGGCGCGGCCGGCCGGCGTACCGGCGCGGCAGTGGCACGACGCGATGCTGGCGCACGGCTCGCCGCCGCCGCGGCACCTGCCGGCGCTACTGCCGGTCTGA
- a CDS encoding septum formation initiator family protein, with protein sequence MPQRRTPSGQGPARRPGQPGRSGSRGPLRLAGRDTGSDSGSRADQRNRATRSAGADRSAAPRSGVPRSAAGRTGDPGRPASRPAAGRRVSGGPVKRTTAPQPNRFTGRATVLLVVLVALALAYTYPVRVYLAQQSDIARIEQAQQAQRERIAELNAQAERWQDPDFIRIEAKRRFYMVYPGEVPLLVLHDPDGAARDSGEPVEPAGGRDGPAGPWYDTLWSSVQAADAEGISR encoded by the coding sequence GTGCCGCAACGGCGCACACCGAGTGGTCAGGGCCCGGCCCGCCGGCCGGGACAGCCCGGCCGGTCCGGCTCGCGCGGGCCACTGCGACTCGCCGGCCGGGACACCGGTTCCGACAGCGGGTCCCGGGCCGACCAGCGTAACCGGGCGACCCGGTCGGCCGGTGCCGACCGGTCCGCCGCACCCCGATCCGGCGTGCCCCGGTCCGCTGCGGGCCGCACCGGTGACCCGGGTCGCCCGGCCAGCCGCCCGGCCGCTGGTCGCCGGGTGTCCGGCGGCCCGGTCAAGCGGACCACCGCGCCGCAGCCCAACCGGTTCACCGGCCGGGCCACTGTGCTGCTGGTGGTGCTGGTCGCCCTGGCGCTGGCGTACACCTATCCGGTGCGGGTCTACCTGGCCCAGCAGTCCGACATCGCCCGCATCGAGCAGGCCCAGCAGGCTCAGCGCGAGCGGATCGCCGAGCTCAACGCGCAGGCCGAGCGCTGGCAGGACCCGGACTTCATCCGGATCGAAGCGAAGCGCCGGTTCTACATGGTCTATCCGGGCGAGGTCCCGCTGCTGGTGCTGCACGATCCGGACGGTGCCGCCCGCGACTCGGGCGAGCCGGTCGAGCCGGCCGGCGGGCGCGACGGCCCGGCCGGCCCGTGGTACGACACGCTCTGGTCGAGCGTGCAGGCCGCCGACGCGGAGGGCATCTCCCGGTGA
- a CDS encoding bacteriorhodopsin: MSQLWLWSFVVVALGAVLYFVRWMREPKGVPVAVYLLAIVILIWSAIWHSVMALGGALTTVGDHAVHWGYYADWIVTAPLLGYALVLVGTHASAGRRTDLVALVVVTSVPMIFCGLVGDLALEPTTRYLAYGVGVLALGANYAVIWGPLRRAAAQQPDHMRTHFNQLAALLSALWLGFTLVWLVGPAGLGVFDEPTTTAVFVVLTVLMKIVWSAFDLGRLRLFANRDALHVVH; the protein is encoded by the coding sequence GTGTCGCAGTTGTGGTTGTGGTCCTTCGTGGTGGTCGCGCTCGGTGCCGTGCTGTACTTCGTCCGCTGGATGCGCGAGCCCAAGGGCGTCCCGGTCGCCGTGTACCTGCTCGCGATCGTCATCCTGATCTGGTCTGCCATCTGGCACTCGGTGATGGCGCTCGGCGGCGCCCTGACCACGGTCGGCGACCATGCCGTGCACTGGGGGTACTACGCCGACTGGATCGTCACCGCCCCGTTGCTCGGCTACGCGCTGGTGCTGGTCGGAACGCATGCGTCGGCCGGCAGGAGGACCGACCTGGTGGCCCTCGTGGTAGTGACCAGCGTTCCCATGATCTTCTGCGGACTGGTCGGGGACCTGGCGCTCGAACCGACCACGCGGTACCTCGCCTACGGCGTAGGCGTGCTCGCGCTCGGCGCCAACTATGCCGTGATCTGGGGGCCGCTGCGCAGAGCGGCGGCCCAGCAGCCGGACCACATGCGGACTCACTTCAACCAGTTGGCGGCGCTGCTCAGCGCCCTGTGGCTCGGCTTCACCCTGGTCTGGCTGGTGGGGCCAGCCGGTCTCGGCGTGTTCGATGAGCCCACCACGACGGCGGTGTTCGTGGTCCTGACGGTGCTGATGAAGATCGTGTGGAGCGCGTTCGACCTGGGGCGGCTGCGGTTGTTCGCCAACCGGGATGCGCTGCACGTCGTGCATTGA
- a CDS encoding signal peptidase II translates to MNEQAGTDESIHEPTDGGTAARAPRRQRWTRRAPWLAFVIAATVLVVDQLTKMWAEATLTRGERTPLIGDALGIQLIYNPGAAFSFGENTTWIFTIAAAIGVGVTAWFAWRARSRAWATALGLVLGGAFTHLLDRLFRKPSFGQGHVVDFIAYFDWFIGNVADIALFFGVVTFLTLELIGIRLRPEVSEPTTGDGADR, encoded by the coding sequence ATGAACGAGCAGGCCGGCACCGACGAGAGCATCCACGAACCGACCGACGGCGGTACGGCAGCACGCGCGCCCCGGCGGCAACGGTGGACCCGCCGCGCCCCATGGCTCGCCTTCGTCATCGCCGCCACGGTGCTCGTCGTCGACCAGCTGACGAAGATGTGGGCGGAGGCGACGCTGACCCGGGGCGAGCGGACCCCGCTGATCGGCGACGCCCTCGGCATTCAACTGATCTACAACCCGGGTGCCGCGTTCTCCTTTGGCGAGAACACCACGTGGATCTTCACCATCGCCGCCGCGATAGGCGTCGGCGTGACCGCCTGGTTCGCGTGGCGGGCCCGCTCCCGGGCCTGGGCAACGGCGCTCGGCCTGGTGCTGGGTGGGGCGTTCACCCATCTGCTCGACCGGCTGTTCCGGAAGCCGTCGTTCGGGCAGGGCCACGTCGTCGACTTCATCGCGTACTTCGACTGGTTCATCGGCAACGTCGCCGACATCGCGCTCTTCTTCGGCGTCGTCACGTTCCTCACCCTGGAACTGATCGGCATCCGGCTCCGCCCGGAGGTATCCGAGCCGACGACCGGTGACGGTGCCGACCGGTGA
- the eno gene encoding phosphopyruvate hydratase → MATIEGIVAREILDSRGNPTVEVEIGLDDGTIARAAVPSGASTGAFEAIELRDGDENRYSGKGVEQAVANIEERIVDQLVGFEASEQRLIDQKMLDLDGTADKSGLGANAILGVSLAVAKAAANSAELSLFRYLGGPNAHLLPVPMMNILNGGAHADSNVDVQEFMIAPIGAPTFREALRCGAEVYHKLKSVLKKKGLATGLGDEGGFAPDLPTNAAALDLIAEAVGAAGYQLGTDIVLALDVAATEFHRDGAYVFEGAGKTSDEMVAYYTKLVGEYPIVSIEDPLGEDDWAGWSAMTAALGDRIQIVGDDLFVTNPERIARGIAEQAANAVLVKVNQIGSLTETFDAVELAHRSGFRCMMSHRSGETEDTTIADLAVATGCGQIKTGAPARSERVAKYNQLLRIEEELADAARYAGAGAFPRYRSA, encoded by the coding sequence GTGGCTACCATCGAGGGAATCGTCGCCAGGGAGATTCTCGATTCGCGCGGCAATCCGACCGTCGAGGTCGAAATCGGGCTCGACGACGGCACCATCGCCCGCGCCGCAGTGCCGTCCGGCGCGTCCACCGGAGCCTTCGAGGCGATCGAGCTGCGTGACGGCGACGAGAACCGCTACTCCGGCAAGGGCGTCGAGCAGGCGGTGGCCAACATCGAGGAGCGCATCGTCGACCAGTTGGTCGGTTTCGAGGCGAGCGAGCAGCGGCTGATCGACCAGAAGATGCTGGATCTGGACGGCACCGCGGACAAGTCCGGGCTGGGCGCGAACGCCATTCTCGGCGTTTCCCTGGCGGTCGCGAAGGCCGCCGCGAACAGCGCCGAGCTGAGCCTGTTCCGGTACCTCGGCGGGCCGAACGCCCACCTGTTGCCGGTGCCGATGATGAACATCCTCAACGGTGGCGCGCACGCCGACTCCAACGTCGATGTGCAGGAGTTCATGATCGCCCCGATCGGCGCGCCGACCTTCCGGGAAGCGCTGCGCTGCGGTGCCGAGGTTTACCACAAGCTCAAGTCGGTGCTGAAGAAGAAGGGCCTGGCCACCGGCCTCGGTGACGAAGGTGGCTTCGCTCCGGACCTGCCCACCAACGCCGCCGCGCTGGATCTGATCGCCGAGGCGGTCGGTGCCGCCGGCTACCAGCTCGGCACCGACATAGTGCTGGCGCTCGACGTCGCCGCCACCGAGTTCCACCGCGACGGCGCGTACGTCTTCGAAGGCGCCGGCAAGACCTCCGACGAGATGGTCGCCTACTACACCAAGCTGGTCGGCGAGTACCCGATCGTGTCGATCGAGGACCCGCTGGGCGAGGACGACTGGGCCGGCTGGTCGGCGATGACCGCCGCGCTCGGCGACCGGATCCAGATCGTCGGCGACGATCTGTTCGTCACCAACCCGGAGCGGATCGCCCGGGGCATCGCCGAGCAGGCGGCGAACGCCGTACTGGTCAAGGTCAACCAGATCGGCTCGCTGACCGAGACGTTCGACGCGGTCGAGCTGGCCCACCGCAGCGGATTCCGCTGCATGATGAGCCACCGGTCCGGCGAGACCGAGGACACCACGATCGCCGACCTCGCGGTGGCCACCGGCTGCGGCCAGATCAAGACCGGCGCCCCGGCCCGCTCCGAGCGGGTGGCCAAGTACAACCAGCTGCTGCGGATCGAGGAGGAGCTGGCCGACGCGGCGCGCTACGCCGGGGCCGGCGCGTTCCCGAGGTACCGTTCCGCCTAG